TATACATTTGAATTATCGTTttgttgaaattattaacaccaaaatctatatattttataatatagGGGCTTCGATTGAATCTTATGCTTTATTTGTTCCCTTTGATGTTTAAACAATTCAATATCGTCGTAGGAGCAACCAGTATCCAGATCTATTTCATCCAAACTCTTGTACCAATCTCTCCAATTCTTACGATAGAATCGGTGTGCAATGAAAACCAGAAGCATTAAAGGAATACTTAAACAATTTTCAAAGAATGCTTCAGCAGAAGATGGTTCGCCAAGTGGAGAAGCAGAAACGTATATTTCACCCATGattagtaaaatatttaaaatagaTCCCAATATACCACCATATATGCCTAGCATTGATTTAAATGCAATATCATCGGTAGATCTGTTTTGTTTCTTAAGAGCCAATCTAAATCTAACTTGAGAAAAGCAAATACAGAACCAAgtgaaaaatgatgatatggAACATAATGCAAATAACCATGTAAAGACTGTTCTCTCATTACTTGATGCTACCAAGAAACCTAGAAGACCAAACACACCACAAATAGCGATACCAACTAATGGTCTGCCGCTCTTATCTATGTAACCGCAAATACTTGGTAATTGTCCGCTGGAACCTAATGCTTGGATAACTCTTGAAGACGCATACACGCATGAATTTGCAACTGAAACGACTGCAAtcaaaataacaaaattcaTAAAGTTAGATAGTTTTCTACCTAAATCTGTGCTGCTGCCTAAAGCTAAAACGAATGGCGAGGCAGAAACATCTTCATCACTTGCACCACCTAAAAGTCTACGGTCATTATACGGTACTAAGCATCCAATAATTACAACAGTAGCGATATAGAATACAGCAATTCTCCAGAAGGTACCTTTTGCTGCTCTAGAAATAGCGGATATGTTTTTTGATTCCGCAGCAGTTAATAGCACTAGTTCACTACCGCCAAAAGAGAATGCAGCAGATACAAATGTATTACAAAGGCCCTTAAATACTGGAGGAGCGAAGGAACCTGGATCATGCCAATACTTAGTTCCAATGTATCCACTAGATTCGGGACCACCGCCacaaattaaaacaataccgacaataataaagataataattgCTATAACTTTGATTAGAGATAACCAGAATTCAGTTTCAGCAAAACCTTTGACACCAAACAGATTCAATATCATAATGAATACGTAAAAAATGGCAATCCAGACGCAAGGATTAATAGAATCATTCCAGTAAGAAATCGTCATTGATATACCGATAAGTTCACTGGGAAACG
The window above is part of the Tetrapisispora phaffii CBS 4417 chromosome 7, complete genome genome. Proteins encoded here:
- the SAM3 gene encoding bifunctional polyamine/amino acid permease SAM3; protein product: MILEQHISWTVGRMSINIRSSSKEFVKVEEEAFTEESSASYTRNYSEGTFFERFKDSFTRVDNIEPYSELDGDKYTKDEQIQMTLAAQPYKKSLHQRHLTMIAIGGTLGTGLFIGLGYSLASGPASLLIGFLIVGTSMFCVVQSAAELSCQYPVSGSYATHVSRFLDESLGFTVSTNYALAWLISFPSELIGISMTISYWNDSINPCVWIAIFYVFIMILNLFGVKGFAETEFWLSLIKVIAIIIFIIVGIVLICGGGPESSGYIGTKYWHDPGSFAPPVFKGLCNTFVSAAFSFGGSELVLLTAAESKNISAISRAAKGTFWRIAVFYIATVVIIGCLVPYNDRRLLGGASDEDVSASPFVLALGSSTDLGRKLSNFMNFVILIAVVSVANSCVYASSRVIQALGSSGQLPSICGYIDKSGRPLVGIAICGVFGLLGFLVASSNERTVFTWLFALCSISSFFTWFCICFSQVRFRLALKKQNRSTDDIAFKSMLGIYGGILGSILNILLIMGEIYVSASPLGEPSSAEAFFENCLSIPLMLLVFIAHRFYRKNWRDWYKSLDEIDLDTGCSYDDIELFKHQREQIKHKIQSKPLYYKIYRFWC